Proteins encoded within one genomic window of Fusarium musae strain F31 chromosome 4, whole genome shotgun sequence:
- a CDS encoding hypothetical protein (EggNog:ENOG41) → MDSLKQRWSGDQTSKPHIGIVGAGLAGLRCADILIQNGFKVTIIEARNRVGGRLHQEVLPNGHLADVGPNWIHGTNDNPMLDLAKQTNTAISDWDSTSCVFDESGELLSLKDGEKYSTIMWDIIQDAFKHSNSNSSDIDSKESLHDFFVQKVTERVPDTEADHERRRSIVMQISEMWGAFIGSPVYRQSLKFFWLEECIEGENLFCAGTYKKVLDEVAKPALGGAEIKFQTKVDRISYRSNPEDKAKVTTEGGQTLEFDEIVVTAPLGWLKQNLDAFEPALPARMTKAINAIGYGCLEKVYINFPKPYWLGKEGDDRKAEGFVQWLSPNYVPDLNPRRWNQEVVELASLDPEVSHPTLLFYTYGEQSQYITSKLLKISDPQKKDEFLLNFFKPYYSRLPHYSESNPDCKPSGFMATDWLHDELSGFGSYSNFQVGLEEGDGDIRTMREGLPDHGLWLAGEHTAPFVGLGTATGAYWSGEAVGKRIAEAYYGRSK, encoded by the exons ATGGATAGTTTGAAACAG CGTTGGAGTGGTGATCAGACCTCAAAACCACATATTGGTATAGTCGGTGCTGGTCTCGCTGGCCTTCGATGTGCAGATATTCTCATTCAGAATGGCTTCAAAGTCACTATCATTGAGGCTAGGAATCGAGTTGGTGGCCGCTTGCATCAAGAGGTCCTTCCAAATGGTCACTTGGCTGATGTCGGTCCCAATTGGATCCATGGAACCAACGATAATCCAATGCTAGATCTGGCCAAGCAAACGAATACTGCCATCAGCGACTGGGATTCAACGTCTTGTGTCTTTGACGAGTCTGGCGAGCTCTTGTCCCTCAAGGATGGTGAAAAATACTCCACTATCATGTGGGATATTATCCAGGACGCCTTCAAGCACTCCAACAGCAACTCGTCTGATATCGATTCGAAAGAAAGTCTTCACGACTTCTTTGTCCAGAAGGTTACGGAGAGGGTACCTGATACTGAAGCCGACCATGAAAGGAGACGAAGCATTGTCATGCAAATATCTGAGATGTGGGGCGCTTTTATCGGCAGTCCTGTCTATAGACAAAGCCTGAAGTTCTTTTGGTTAGAAGAGTGTATAGAAGGAG AGAATCTATTTTGTGCCGGCACATACaagaaggttcttgatgaagttgcGAAGCCTGCTCTCGGGGGAGCCGAGATCAAGTTCCAGACCAAGGTAGACAGAATATCATATCGATCAAATCCTgaggacaaggccaaggtcacAACAGAAGGCGGCCAGACACTTGAGTTTGACGAGATTGTTGTCACCGCACCCCTTGGCTGGCTAAAACAAAACCTCGACGCTTTTGAGCCTGCGCTACCTGCTCGGATGACCAAGGCAATTAATGCCATCGGCTATGGATGCCTTGAAAAGGTCTACATCAACTTTCCCAAGCCTTACTGGCTCGGTAAAGAAGGTGACGACCGAAAAGCAGAGGGCTTTGTACAGTGGCTCTCACCAAATTATGTTCCTGATCTGAACCCAAGACGATGGAATCAAGAGGTCGTGGAACTTGCCAGTCTGGACCCGGAGGTTTCACATCcaactcttctcttctacaCATACGGCGAGCAGTCGCAGTATATTACGAGCAAGCTATTGAAGATATCGGATCCccagaagaaggacgagttcctcctcaacttcttcaagccatATTACTCACGGCTTCCGCATTACTCGGAGAGTAACCCTGATTGCAAGCCGTCTGGCTTTATGGCTACGGATTGGCTTCACGATGAACTTTCGGGATTTGGAAGCTATAGTAATTTTCAGGTTGGTTTGGAAGAGGGTGATGGTGATATCCGGACAATGCGAGAGGGTTTGCCGGATCATGGATTGTGGCTGGCAGGCGAGCACACTGCGCCGTTTGTTGGTCTAGGCACGGCGACTGGAGCCTACTGGAGCGGTGAGGCTGTTGGTAAGAGAATAGCGGAGGCTTATTACGGACGATCCAAGTAA